The region ATTGATTGTTTAACTTCTGCAAAGCTATCAATCCGCCTTTTAAGTTTACGACATTATGGTAGCCATGTGCGGATAAAATAGAGCATGCATGCTCGCTCCTGATACCTTTGCTGCAGATAACGATTATTTCATCCGTTTTGTTGTAGGGGAGGGTTGGTAAGCTTTTTTCGAGCTGGGATACAGGTACATTCAACCCGCCAATGTTGAAGGTATAATGTTCAATCTTTTCCCGTACATCAAGAAGGTTTAACTGTTCTTCCTGCAATCGTTGCTTTAACTGGGCTGCGTTAATTTGGCTCATTGGTTTTCTGACCCTGCGAGACTGTCAGGTTTATCCTTGTTCCGATGCTAGTTTGCGCGGTAGAATCCGTTTTCATAGGCGATTGCGACACCACTATAACGTTTGTAGAGTCG is a window of Mucilaginibacter terrenus DNA encoding:
- a CDS encoding rhodanese-like domain-containing protein, with amino-acid sequence MSQINAAQLKQRLQEEQLNLLDVREKIEHYTFNIGGLNVPVSQLEKSLPTLPYNKTDEIIVICSKGIRSEHACSILSAHGYHNVVNLKGGLIALQKLNNQ